A window of Phragmites australis chromosome 2, lpPhrAust1.1, whole genome shotgun sequence genomic DNA:
TCATCAGCTTGACATCAAGAACGCCTTTTTGCACAGCACATTGACAGAGACAGTATATTGTTGTCAGCCCACTGGTTTCGTTGATGTCGCTCATCCTGATCATGTCTGTCGCCTTAACAAGTCCCTCTCTCTATGGACTGAAGCAGGCGCCGCGTGCTTGGTACAGTCGTTTCGCCACATACCTATTGTCTCTTAGTTTTGTTGAGGCTAAGTCTGACACTTCACTGTTCATCTATCGTCGGGGATCAGATACCGTTTACTTGTTACTGTATGTGGATGATATTGTGCTCACTGCGTCTAGCACCTCCCTCCTTCGTAGCACCATCTCCGCCCTACAGACGGAGTTTCAATGAAGGATCTTGGTGAGCTGCATCATTTTTTGGGCATCTCTGTTCAGCGACGTTCTGGTGGACTATTCCTGTCTCAGCACCAGTATGCTATTGATGTTCTTGAGCGGGCTGGCATGACTGATTGTAAGCCTTGCAGTACCCCAGTTGATACTCACACCAAGTTGTTTGCACTAGCCGGTTACCCTGTTAGTGATTCCACTCAGTATCGCAGCCTTGCCGGTGCTCTACAGTATCTCACGTTCACTAGGCCGGACTTTTCATATGCTGTTCAGCAGGTTTGTCTTCACATGCATGATCCTCGTGAGCCTCACTTGTCAGCCGTCAAACGCATTTTGCGCTACCTGCGTGGTACTCTTGATCATGGCCTTCTTCGTCGCTCTACACCTTCGGAGCTGGTGGTCTACTCCGACGCTGACTGGGCAGGTTGCTTGGATACACGCAAGTCCACCTCGGGTTATGCCGTGTTCCTTGGCAATAATCTGGTTTCCTGGTCCTCGAAGCGGCAGAACACGGTCTCCAGATCCAGTGCTGAGGCTGAGTATAGGGTCGTGGCCAATGGTGTTGCAGAGGCGTGCTGGTTTCGTCAGCTTTTGCAGGAGCTTCACAGTCCCCTGACTAGGAGCACTCTCGTTTATTGCGACAACGTTAGTGTTGTATACTTGTCCACGAACCCCGTTCAGCTCAACGTACGAAACATGTCGAGATCAACCTCCACTTCGTCCGTGAGTGAGTATCCATCGGTGATGTTCGTGTTCATGTCCCGACGACTTCTCAATTcaccgacatcttcaccaaaggatTGCCCACTTCGGTGTTCTCCGAGTTTCGATCCAGTCTAAATGTCATTCAGGCCGACGATTAGACTGCGGGAGGGGTGTTAGCAACCCTGGATTAGTTAGCCTAGAAGGGCCTGCATGCGCCGCCTTCTGTTGGCCTGCATGCAGAGATCACGCCTGGCCTCCAACCGTGCCTTCCCTTGATCCAGTTTCCATAAATCTTGAGGAGGATAGCATCGGTTGTTGGCCTATATATGTAACCTGTGTTATCTCCAGATAGATATCTCAATCACCCATTAACAGCCTATTAAATTTTTGGAGTACTACTTGAATGTTTTTTTAGCAATGATCAAAACTTCGATTCGCTCTATATGTTATCATTAAAGCAGATTTGATCCTTGACAATCTGATGCTCATGTCTTGAATTAGGAGCTGTCACTTATTTGAGGGAACATATGTTATCTTTAACACTTGCTTATCTGTGTTGCCTTGGATGATGTTTAACCATTCTTGTATCCTATTTTTGCTGTTGAAGACTCAAGGGATGAGAGCTGGTTCAGTGCGTTACAAGAGCATCTTATCTGCTTTACAGCGGATTGCAAAATAAGGACTCTGTGGATTGTACAGGTAAATTGCATCTAACTACAATGCACATCACGCAGGTCGGTTCATTTTCTCTGTTTCATGAAACTATGTATTGACCTAGTATGCCCTTGATTCTTTTCTCCATGATGATAGTGGTCTTCTTGCTTCTCTAGCTGGGGTTGTTCACGTAGGTATCCAGTTTCACGCGAGAAGGTGAAGCTATACTTTGCTAAAAGAGGTGACAATTTTTTCTCACTACAGCAAACATAGATAAAAGATTGATCATCTGTAACTAACAGATGGCCAGTAAGTGCACACTATTTTTTTTCCCAGAGAATACTACAGTTGATAATCTCAGCCCTAAACAAGTAGCTATCTGTTCGAAGTCACAGCCTCGATAATGACATACCCATATGAGGTATATTTATTGATAAAATGCATTTCCTAGTACCTTTTCCATGAACATTAGTTTGTTCCTTCTCAATCCTTTCAAATACCTGGATACCGTATTATTCTCTTCTCAAGCCGGTCACTGTGTCTATTGTATTTGGTATGTGACATGTGTCCTCCATTTTGGTATAGTGAATGTGGGGGTGGGATAATTGCTGATTTCTTTTACTTCCTTACTAGGATCTTTTAGGCTTTTGCTAAAAGGGGTTAAAGGGAAGAAGCAAGCATTTTTTGGTCGGTTGGCTCTTTTAGTAATGCTTTGGAGATGTGTAATAGGCCCTTGAAAAGGCACTTTGTTTTTTGTCCAAGTTTTAAACATTCAGATATTGACTTATGATGGCAGGTTGTACGATCCAAATTGCAAGGACAAAGCTGTGATCATCATGGTGCTATGTGGTACAGTGGTGTAACTGACTGTATCAAGCAAGTGTACAAGGAGGGTTTTGCTGGCTTCTACTGAGGCTATGCTACGAACTTGCTGAGGACTACCCCAAATGCTATCATTACTTCTACCAGTTATGAGATGATCAACTGGCAAAGTTTCATTGAGATTGAAATTCCGACGAGACAATCTTCAATCAAGCTGTGGGTGTAATCGTTGGTTATCATGGATGCATTTCTGTTTGCCCGTTGTTGAAGAAAAGGTGGAACACAGATTTTGGTGAAAGAGAGTGAAATGGGCTGAAATACTATGTTTTGGCATGATATAGAAACATTCTCCTTATTGCATGTGTTCCAAATTGTTGATAGGAGCCAATCCTTGTCTCCGAAACATGCTGACATGCTAATTACCCATTTATACTGATTTATGCTTTCAGATGAATATGTCTCCGGACGTTACGGTTGATCATATATCGCATATATAAGTGTTCGCCAGTTGATACGCCTAGAACTCTCCAAGAAACAAGGACCCCTGGGAGTCAGGGACATTGACATGTATCCGTTCATTGTTTCGTAACATGGTATACTTTATTTCTCTCTAGATCAGCAACTGATGCCCTGTTTTCCTGAGTTTGCTGTCTGGCTATGctatttattctttttgcaACGATATGAACTCAGGTTTTCTTTGAAGCAGATGCGATATGTGTACTGAGTTGTGGCCATCCCGACCGTCATACTGCCCATGGTAAGACAGAACGGGTTGCCATAACACATTCGATCATATGCAATGCATCCGCAAGGGTTCGTCTATTCATCTGCGAAAGGACGTATTTGAACCGGAATACGATGCGAGCATATTGGCACATGCCCACAGCCCAGAGTATTCCAGGATGTTTGAAGTCGATCCGgctatagtttttttaatttagtgGAAACAACACACACTATGATCATGGTAACCAACCTTGACATTCCTTTGTCCAACTTTTTGGTGAATTAGGGGTGCTATGCCAATATTTATACACTATTGGGTGTTGCTCGTATCTTATGAGGATACGGAGTACAGACTTTTCACAGCTTACCAAGGAAGAAAACTCCGATTTCAAGAAGAGTTCAGCTAGGCTCTTCTTCAAAATATAAATTGCGGCTATTGGACGGGCATCTGTGAGAAATCCAACCACGGACCTGTGTGTTCTCCGTTGTCAGTAAAGAACTTGCCCTCATCATCCAACTGAAACATCTAATCAATAATTTTGAGCTTCCAGGTAGGTAGATTCAACCTTATGGATCggcaaattcaaaatttaaatagATAAAATTCGGAGCTTTTCAACTGGTAAATTTCACTTTCAAATCAGTGAAAATCGAGTTTCCAATCAGGGGCACAGAACTTTCAAATGGAAATTCACTGCATGGGAAAAACTGTACTTGCAAAGACCAACTAAAGTTTTAAACCATGGTCCTTGAACATTTCAATGAAAATATGGAAACACTGAATGGAGCAAGAAGTGAACTTGCAAATGCCGATTCAAACTCTCATATGCGTCTGTGAGGATTCGAAGCATTGATTTCGAATTCTCAAGCGCTGCCAAGGAGGAGTTCTAAAATCTTGGCATGCAATAAGTAGGTGCCTTAGAATTAGCGAAACCATTGCGTTACTTCCATGTAGCTCACACTAGTTGATGGGGCCATCGTGCATGGAGACACCCTGGTGAAGCAATTCAACCAATAGCGAAAAGCTGTCTGTATTAGtgattttggaaaaaaaacattTCTTTGGTACtcactccttttctttttatatggtgtattagaatttgaattaatctttaaaagtatactttgaccattaatttcttttataatatattgtaaTCCCTACaacattaatattatattaaaagatcaatgaaatataaatctatttataTAACTTTACACTAAATTtgtatataatttaattaattgttGATCAAAACTTACAAAGTTTAATTTTTTCAAAAGCTAATACCCctgtaaaaagaaaaggagtgaGTAGTACCTCCAGTCAAGAAGTCGTTGAGGCTGGCTGCAGTCCATAGATGTTGTCCTTGTCGTTGGGGGAGTTTTATGCTCATTTTTGCTGGGCGTGCCTCTCAATAGTACGGCAGCTGCATGCTTATATCTTAACGTCGTGAATTCACTCGCCCGTACTCCCAAAGCAGACCAAAGGCTGAGATAACTCTAAGATCATTTTTAAcggatactctaaaaatttattccctataatactattataacatcGCCTTACACTATTAcagtactttttatttttttctatcttcAGCAACTAACTTGTTTtataccttctattactcttctcCTCTTTCCGAACCTACAGTCAACCTCTATGAACAGTTTGAGATGGTCTATGCTTGCTAGAATTACCTCATCCTAAATCATGGCCAAAACAAGAGGATTATAGATTTTGGAAAAGGATGTAGAGAGGAATGATCTAtgcaaagaaaaagagagagatgcaACTTTACATTTCGTACTGTTAACCATCTCTATTTTTTCTGTACACAATTTGCAAGTCGGTTGGAACAAATATGACTCTACATAAAGGGGAACCCAAATGTAAATGGGACTGCTAAATTATACCGGGCAGTTTAGGGGAGGTTGGCACTCGAATTTCGGCTAACGGATTTCTGCCACGATTTGAGTTTCCGAAGCTTCTTCTTTGACTCTGGTGACGCTCTGACAACAAGGTTATGGTTCATAGTCAGGGGTTTAGGGTTATGGGGTTCACTGAAACCGAGTAACTTAGGAAGCTCGTGGCGGCAATGCTAACCTGGCAATGGGCAGAGCAATGAGGCAGTGGTAGTGGAGGACCGGCGGTGGACAAAGAGGCAATGAGGCGGACACCACCGGTCGTGGTGGTGGAGGACCAGCGGTGGACAAAGATGGAGGCGTCATTGGCGACAGATTAGCAAGGCATGGATGGCTACTTGCAATAGCAGGCCCGACAACAGAAGTCGCTGGAGATGAGGAAGGAGTACGAGGCGTTAGTGATGACACAGTGGGATAGCTTGTCGGAGGCGAGGAAGGCGCAGAGGCAATGGCTTGAGAGGGATGCTCAAAAGGTCAAAACACTCGAATGGGTGGCAGAAGGCTCCAACTTAAAACACTACCATCCAAATTAGGAACACGACTTCCTCGTGACATAAAGTTTCTGATAGGTGACGATCGCCTTGACCGGTAGCACGTGACATCCCTTTAGCAACGCACGATCATCGTGTGATGGGGCAATGAAGAGGCGAGCAAAAAGCGGAAGAAGCCGAGCGGAGCCAAGGGTGTCTCTAGCTATCCACCACCATCAAACTGAGCAACTCCCCCGAGGAAGATAGacacaaataaaaaaacaacaagaAAACATAATGCATCAacgaggaggggaggagaggattGCAGGCAACATGACGATGTGAGGCCACCACAAGACGGTCACTTGCGTCGCTCCAGTAAGAGTGTGATTGGCTATATGTATGGATAGTATACgtaggttaaagggaagcaagttGAGTGGAGTTATGCTTgttaaaaagaagagtgtttagtTGGTTATAGTTGTTTGGACAGGTTGTGTAACAGTCCAAATGgcttaatcatgtcattaagcatcataaacatcattggcatcatgcttaattgttttggtgaattatgaacatgcattatcaattaaacataaattgtgaaaatcaatgttaattggcacattgttaagcaactcacaatattgctatacaacatagtgttggaaacaattttcaaaattagTCCATGtaatatgaagaatataaataaaatttcccaaatttttgggaattattttgaaggcataaaaatgaccacaagttagaaaagctggcatctttggaggattttagtttgaaattggctcagaCATTATTggtcaaactagttaaaatgggttgcatatgaattgtagtttcacataaatttgtcccataatttttggaccacgGGAAGATATTCTTCtgaatagaagaagtggagatgatattttctttagtcgatcactgttcatcggccccacctgtcatccctctctctgcctctcaccTCCCCTCTCGCCGAGCACTGCTTTGGGCGGCCACCGATTTTGCTAACTTCGGAGGCCAGCCACATCGCCAGCAAGTTGAGCACGGCGTCGTGCTCCTTCCCGAGGTGCTGGCATCGCCCTTATCTCTCCCTGGCCCTCTTTCTCTGCTCGCTCTCCCTCATTCCTCTCGCGCGGGCCCAGAGCAGAGCCGAGTAGTGCAGAGCACACGCACGCACCCCACCGCTCAAATTCGCCGGAGCTCTACGGTCTTGAGCCCGCCCAACAGCCAAGAAGCTCAAATGATCTTCGTTGAGCTCTCCTCACGCGATTTCTCTAGCCGAATTTGCCCTCTCCTCCACTGGACCGAGCTCCCCGCACTCCTGCCTCTTCTCCGGCGTGTTTCCTCCGCtgctgtcacgtcccaaattccataataacataattaagcataattatgcttcttaagcattatgtttaattttgtgtaattcattttgtgacactaatgcaatttgtttgaaatcatttggatgagagaaagaaattcgggagagaaaaggattgaTTTCGCAGCAAAAATGAACCCTTTTCACTtacctgtgggccccacatgtggacccactcctcacccaccctctctctcatgtgggcagcagcccacctgctccctcctcactctcccccacgctCCACCcgtgctccccttccctctcactctccctctcactccctctctcttttcttccaaaatccgagctcaagaaggggatttgaggtgagtatgtggtaccattgcgatcacaagctcatgagctatccattcccccaattcattttcgttttcccggaggatttgagccgaatttggtgtcttttggtgttagggttgaaatgtgaagaacaccggatttcttcgtctcccaaGCGTTTCCCTCGTTTCCTCTTTCAATCGGCGGTCCACAACCTCGGCAAAGGtcattgggtgagtcccctaaactcccatggcaagaatccaccttttggatggttggattttgaatttggagctacgggtttgaagttcatgagttcttgatgaattagaagcaatagccgagtttttgtagatttcggcatatgcatgttgtcctatgCAATAGAGAAAGTCAATgcgatgctctaggtccaagtcaaaagctcggtttccatagcctcttgaAAACTCCTCCataaatgagaagtgaactgcgtgcctcgatcagagacaatcttctttggaataccatgaaggcaaactatcctggtgaggtacaactccgcatattgcttggccgaaaaggtggtcttgacgggcaagaaatgagcggacttcgtcaatcggtccacaatcacccatatcgagtcgtacccattcgaggtcttcggcaagtCGGTAATGAAATtcattccaatttcctcccacttccaagaaggaatgggcaaaggctgaagtgtaccggctggcttgaggtgctcggccttcacccttccgcagacatcacactcggaGACATACCGAGCAATTTctcacttcatgcgagtccaccaaaaccgtggcttgaggtcttgatacattttcgtgctccctgggtgaatggatagcaaagagtcatgagcctcatcaagaatgtTTTTCCTCAGTGCTTCGACCTTCGGAACCacgagacggttcccaaaccacagaatgccctgctcatcttcagaaaagcataaggcttgaccgatcttcatcttctctctgaTTCAGACTATacctttgtcatccttctgagctgccttgatctcatccagaagagtggacttgatctccaagttggcaatgaatccatccgtgaccatctcgagcccaagccgttggaactcatcacaaagtgtggaattTCCGAGCTCGACCctaagacaatggcaatgagctctccggctcaaggcatcggcgaccacattcgccttgccggggtgataatgaacttccagcttGTAGTCCTTaatcagctcgagccatcttcgatgcctcatattcaaatctgcttgagtgaagatgtacttcaaactcttgtgatccgtatagatacggcacaagtttccCAACAAGTAATGACTCtaaatcttcagagcgtgcacgacagcagcaagctctaagtcatgtgtcggataattctcctcgtggcgcttcaactgtcgtgaggcataagcgacaaccctaccttcttgcataaggacacatccgaggcccatgcgagaagcatcgcaatagacatcgaaactCTTGCTCATATCGGGTTGAGCGAGAattggagcggtcgtgagcaacttcttcaaggTCTGAAAGGCGGAttcacactcacttgaccactcgaatTGGTTGCCTTGCTTGAACAATTTGGTCATTTGCTTagcaattttggagaagttctcgatgaatcggcggtaataacccgcaagtccgagaaaactccggatgtcagtgacattcttaggctgcacccaattgagcacatcctgcaccttgctcgggtcgaCTGTAACACCGTTTTCTGacagaacatgacccagaaaagctgcCTCCctaagccagaactcacacttgctaaacttggcataaagttgatgatctctgagtcgaCCAAGGACAATATggaggtgctcaacatgttctgcatcagtcttggagtatataagaatgtcgtcgatgaaaaccacgataaacttatccaattcctccatgaacaccgtgttcatcaagtacataaaAAAATGCGgtgcattcgtcaatccgaaggacatgacggtgaattcatataggCCATAGCGAGTCAAGAAAGCCGTCTTCgaaatatcctctggtcggactttgatctgatgatagcctaGTCTTAAGTTAATCTTTGAGAAAACCCGGGCTCCAGTCAAttgatcaaatagaatatcaatcatagggagaggatatttgttcttgatagtgacctcattcaatggacggtaatcaacacacatccgcagggtaccatccttcttcttcacaaagagtgtcgagcatccccaaggcgaggagctcggacgaatgaaccccttctccagcaactccttcaactgcttcttcagttccgCTAATTCATTGGGTGGTATCCGATACGGCCTCTTCGAGATTGGAGCTGCACcaggcacgagatcaatagaaaaTTCGACTGCTCGGTCGGGCGGCATTcctggcaactcatccggaaagacatctgggaattcccacaccacaggaatactcatcatgtctacGATAGGGACAACCTTCAAGgcgaagagacaagatttgacaccctcaagcttcaattgaattcgggtgccggacggaccatttagagtaactgtccaCTGAGCACAATCTAAGAccgccttgttcttggagagccagttcatccccaatatgatgtCTATCCCCTTCAAGTCCATCACCAGCAAGTTTGCACCAAAATGCGTCTCATTGATAATGACCGATGCTCTGGGCACACACTGACTCACTAGAATCTTGGCCCCAGGTGCATCGACGACATACGGTGAAAAATCAAACTTCAACTAATGCTATTTTGCTATGTCGGATCTCGCTTATTTGAATCCATATACCACATaatgatgaaaatgcatgttcaaagtcATGATGCAAGATGagcaataaaacatgaaagtatgctcgttcctagctaccgtttctttctcgggcacttctctccgcaacaaacatcgaaactcacaagcagttatacttagaggcataatatagcagattcatacatattgacaggGAAATATataagtaaactttagttggttgcttagtgggtttgacacacttactaaacaacgttctaattgtgtttaggctacttaattaaaccaagctctgataccacgctgtgaggacccgtccaaacagtattcaaattaatcatcaggcggatcattattcataatccaaccccgacgattaacccgaataccattccggcagtcccgacacgtgttttgtacccaaggatcggaacacatgccttccaacatgtacatcacaacatagcttaatagagggcaagtaataaacatttatattacaaaagttaagcatgcaactgatttcaacagttttacaacaaaagcgagctaggaggagacaaaacccctcaactcctaaccaacaaaagatctacgcagcggaagaaaataaactatacaacaaaaggatatggggccacatgcccttaggctccataccaagaacaccgagttcggagtagaatgtgctactcctgcccgccaccctgatcagcaggcacaaagtagccaaacaccgcctcttcctcaccgacctatgaacctgcatcaacttaagggtagcatcttgagtacgaaggtactcgcaagtcttacacaatatgggtatataatatcccgactccaaggattatgcattgagctgttagcaagaataggccacaaggttaagtaaaacatatgcggtaagcaacctagacatatgtgtgagcaactaacttaaccaacatatatgaaactaccctgcaactaccaactgatcatatgaaactgaaaccacattagtatcaatgtataacaagtaccatctcgaccacctcccacatattcgaaccacaACCACATCTCCGAACCGTACAACCGAatcaaccacgagaactctacgaccgggtgcaactgaaacaatagcatgctcatgaccgagagcgcggcatttcgaaatgtttatacaccctgcagggggatactcctggacccacaagacacgaggaccatacggcttgtgccactcgctaaagtgcacacaagggggtacccgtgacaacctttcccaactagccccaaccatgtgcgacatgcaacgctcggcgtggcggtaccagaactactcccggagcaaactagtaccgcttacaagcccatccgctcacaccgtcgttgttcaggccccacaaagccacagctgcgaaggtattcgactcgccttaccattagattggtatgtggtgagtaaggtaagtgctaaagccaactaccccgacgatcgaccttaaacgacgcaagcggcctacggtgtccgggttcccttcccgaactacccctggactttccttgagggcagatggcacctctaacactgcccacatctcgtctcatactcaccactcgaccaaccaacatcatcgacctaacattgtaatcattgtgaaggtaattaacctacagctcacgaacgatgggacgttccacagctcgacttctaccgaggatctatgcattgctaagcatctcacATTACTTTTAGGTTAGACCTTAACAtgattaaacccaggctacaaggatatggatcaacaatacatcaaggtagagacaatgcaattcaacataggatctacccaacaaaacccaacattgacttcctatacatgcaaacctatatataagcataatttatcaatatttagactccattcaatacaaccgacagggttcaatatgatagatgcttgccttgatgcactggttcacaaagtgcggcgcctcgggatcgacctcgctTGCCGGAATC
This region includes:
- the LOC133902212 gene encoding uncharacterized protein LOC133902212 isoform X1; the protein is MSGGGRPRGGAREKVREAACNAVAGGSVGVISATVLCPLDVIKTRLQVYGLPSSLSSGTAPPDGKNAELSVQDSRDESWFSALQEHLICFTADCKIRTLWIVQWSSCFSSWGCSRRYPVSREKVKLYFAKRENTTVDNLSPKQVAICSKSQPR
- the LOC133902212 gene encoding uncharacterized protein LOC133902212 isoform X2; the encoded protein is MSGGGRPRGGAREKVREAACNAVAGGSVGVISATVLCPLDVIKTRLQVYGLPSSLSSGTAPPDGKNAELSVQDSRDESWFSALQEHLICFTADCKIRTLWIVQWSSCFSSWGCSRRYPVSREKVKLYFAKRVSAHYFFSQRILQLIISALNK